One segment of Primulina tabacum isolate GXHZ01 chromosome 6, ASM2559414v2, whole genome shotgun sequence DNA contains the following:
- the LOC142550052 gene encoding uncharacterized protein LOC142550052 — MIGDVFFHKALCDLDANINLMLLSVFRKLGLGEPKPTRMSLQLADRSVKYPRGVIEDVLVKVDKFIFPADFVVLDMEEDIEMPLILGRPFLATGKALIDVQEGKLRLRVGEEEITFDVFNALKHTLHSDSCYRIDVVDALVSNYVQEALGDSLEATLTTE, encoded by the coding sequence ATGATTGGAGATGTTTTTTTTCATAAAGCGTTATGTGATCTTGATGCAAATATTAACCTGATGCTTCTTTCTGTATTTAGGAAACTTGGATTGGGAGAACCTAAGCCAACACGGATGTCTTTACAACTAGCcgacagatctgtcaagtacCCCCGCGGAGTGATTGAGGATGTGCTAGTGAAAGTGGACAAATTTATTTTCCCTGCGGAttttgtggtacttgacatggaggaagacATAGAGATGCCATTGATTCTTGGGAGACCATTCCTTGCGACTGGCAAGGCCCTGATTGATgttcaagaagggaagttgagattgagagtgggcgAGGAAGAGATcacttttgatgtttttaatgcacttaagcacacactgcactCTGATAGTTGTTATAGAATTGATGTTGTTGATGCTCTCGTGTCTAACTATGTGCAGGAAGCTCTTGGGGACTCTTTAGAAGCCACCCTCACAACTGAATAG